One genomic window of Calonectris borealis chromosome 27, bCalBor7.hap1.2, whole genome shotgun sequence includes the following:
- the LSM1 gene encoding U6 snRNA-associated Sm-like protein LSm1, protein MNYMPGTASLIQDIDKKHLVLLRDGRTLIGYLRSIDQFANLVLHQTVERIHVGKKYGDIPRGIFVVRGENVVLLGEIDLEKESDTPLQQVSIEEILEEQRVEQQAKQESEKLKVQALKERGLSVPRADTLDEY, encoded by the exons ATGAACTACATGCCCGGCACGGCCAGCCTCATCCAGGACATCGACA AGAAGCACCTGGTCCTGCTGCGGGACGGCCGGACGCTCATCGGGTACCTGCGCAGCATCGACCAGTTCG CAAACTTGGTGTTGCACCAGACTGTGGAGCGCATCCACGTGGGAAAGAAGTATGGGGACATCCCTCGAGGCATCTTTGTTGTGAGAGGCGAGAACgttgtgctgctgggggaaaTA GACCTGGAGAAGGAGAGCGACACACCCCTGCAGCAGGTCTCCATCGAGGAGATCCTGGAGGAGCAGCGGGTGGAGCAGCAGGCCAAGCAGGAGTCGGAGAAGCTGAAAGTGCAGGCGCTGAAGGAGCGGGGCCTCTCCGTGCCGCGGGCGGACACCCTGGACGAGTACTAG
- the STAR gene encoding steroidogenic acute regulatory protein, mitochondrial, translating into MENSSAGSGEEPSREQRGRSRMAASILRRAYLRPSARRAGAEERLPQRRPPAAHGSCPTREMLPATFKLCAAISYRHLRNMTGLRRQAAVAISQELSKLACRGTGPSTWINQVRRRSSLLSSRLEEKPFSEMEMSYIKQGEEALQKSLSILGDQDGWKTETVVDNGDKVLSKVLPDVGKVFRLEVVVDQPLDAVYSELVDNMEQMGDWNPNVGEVKILQKIGKDTVITHEKAATTPGNIVGPRDFVSVRCSKRRGSTCVLAGMSTKYGAMPEQEGFIRAENGPTCMILRPLPGSPSQTKLTWLLSIDLKGWLPKTIINQVLSQTQVDFANHLRERLARTAAVSC; encoded by the exons ATGGAGAACAGCAGCGCCGGCAGTGGAGAGGAGCCGTCCCGGGAGCAGCGGGGCCGTTCCCGGATGGCAG CCAGCATCCTTCGGCGGGCGTATTTAAGGCCGAGCGCCCGGAGGGCCGGGGCAGAGGAGCGCTTGCCACAGAGACGCCCACCCGCAGCCCACGGCTCCTGCCCGACCAGGGAGATGCTGCCCGCGACGTTCAAGCTCTGCGCCGCCATCTCCTACCGGCACCTGCGCAACATGACgg GCCTGAGAAGACAAGCCGCTGTCGCCATCAGCCAGGAGCTGAGCAAGCTCGCCTGCCGCGGCACGGGACCCAGCACATGGATTAACCAGGTTCGCAGGAGAAGCTCCTTGCTCA GCTCGAGGCTGGAGGAGAAGCCCTTCAGCGAGATGGAAATGTCCTACATCAAGCAAGGAGAGGAAGCCCTCCAGAAATCACTCAGCATCCTCGGGGACCAGGACGGCTGGAAGACAGAGACGGTGGTG GACAATGGAGACAAAGTGCTGAGCAAGGTGCTCCCGGACGTGGGCAAGGTGTTCCGACTCGAGGTGGTGGTGGACCAGCCCCTGGACGCCGTGTACAGTGAGCTGGTGGACAACATGGAGCAGATGGGAGACTGGAATCCCAACGTCGGAGAAGTCAAG ATTCTCCAGAAGATTGGAAAGGACACAGTGATCACCCACGAGAAGGCAGCCACTACCCCTGGTAACATTGTCGGACCACGGGACTTCGTGAGCGTCCGGTGCTCTAAGAGACGTGGCTCCACCTGCGTCCTGGCCGGCATGTCCACAAAATACGGAGCTATGCCAGAACAGGAAGGATTTATAAG AGCCGAGAACGGTCCCACATGTATGATCCTGCGCCCGCTGCCCGGCAGTCCTTCGCAAACCAAGCTAACGTGGCTTCTCAGCATTGACCTGAAG GGCTGGCTGCCGAAGACCATCATCAACCAGGTTCTGTCCCAAACGCAGGTCGACTTTGCCAACCACCTTCGGGAGCGCCTGGCCCGGACGGCGGCCGTCAGCTGCTGA
- the LOC142093566 gene encoding G protein-coupled receptor kinase 5-like → MELENIVANTVLLKAREGGGGKRKGRSKKWKEILRFPHISQCDELRKGLEQDYGSLCQKQPIGRLLFRQFCETRPELLRCIRFLDAVADYELSPDEKRKEMGEEIIRQFLKQESPDFLPEVGQPHASRCLQDLQKSPCKDLFSSCLRPLHEYLSGDPFADYRDSMYFDRFLQWKYLERQSVTKDTFRQYRILGKGGFGEVCACQVRATGKMYACKKLEKKRIKKRKGEAMALNEKQILEKVNSRFVVSLAYAYETKDALCLVLTIMNGGDLKFHIYNMGNPGFEDERVVFYAAEICCGLQHLHQEGIVYRDLKPENILLDDDGHIRISDLGLAIKIPEGETIRGRVGTVGYMAPEVINNERYAFSPDWWGLGCLVYEMIEGQSPFRARKERVKREEVEKRVREDQELYSDKFSEDARAICKMLLAKDPKQRLGCGADGAAEVKRHAFFRSINFKRLEAGIMTPSFVPDPRAVYCKDVLDIEQFSTVKGVNLDQTDNDFYAKFATGSVSIPWQNEMIETECFKDLNVFGPSGTRSPDLDWRQLPEPPKRSLLQRLFRRHPADYTIGTSIHPPNPAAVNSHPPAANSACRAPATAPAPS, encoded by the exons atGGAGCTGGAGAACATCGTGGCCAACACCGTCCTGCTGAAGGCCCGCGAAG GAGGTGGCGGCAAGCGGAAGGGCAGGAGCAAGAAGTGGAAGGAGATCCTCCGGTTCCCACACATCAGCCAGTGCGATGAGCTGCGGAAGGGCCTGG agcaggacTACGGCAGCCTGTGCCAGAAGCAGCCCATCGGCCGGCTGCTCTTCCGGCAGTTCTGCGAGACGCGGCCGGAGCTCCTGCGCTGCATCCGCTTCCTGGACGCCGTG GCGGATTACGAGCTCTCCCCGGATGAGAAGCGGAAGGAGATGGGGGAGGAGATCATCCGCCAGTTCCTGAAGCAGGAG TCCCCGGATTTCCTGCCCGAGGTCGGCCAGCCCCACGCCAGCCGGTGCCTGCAGGACCTGCAGAAGAGCCCCTGCAAGGACCTCTTCAGCAGCTGCCTGCG ccccctgcacGAGTACCTGAGCGGGGACCCCTTCGCCGACTACCGGGACAGCATGTATTTCGACCGGTTCCTGCAGTGGAAGTACCTGGAGAG GCAGTCCGTCACCAAGGACACGTTTCGGCAGTACCGGATCCTGGGCAAGGGCGGATTCGGAGAG GTGTGCGCCTGCCAGGTGCGGGCCACGGGGAAGATGTACGCCTGCAAGAAGCTGGAGAAGAAGCGGATCAAGAAGCGGAAAGGGGAGGCGATGGCCCTGAACGAGAAGCAGATCCTGGAGAAGGTCAACAGCCGGTTCGTG GTGAGCCTGGCGTATGCCTACGAGACGAAGGACGCGCTCTGCCTGGTGCTGACCATCATGAACGGCGGCGACCTCAAGTTCCACATCTACAACATGGGCAACCCCGGCTTCGAGGACGAGCGCGTGGTCTTCTACGCGGCGGAGATCTGCTGCGGGCTCCAGCACCTGCACCAGGAGGGCATCGTCTACCG GGACCTGAAGCCGGAGAACATCCTGCTGGATGATGATG gccaCATCAGGATCTCCGACCTGGGGCTGGCTATCAAGATCCCCGAGGGCGAGACCATCCGTGGCCGCGTGGGCACCGTCGGCTACATGG CCCCGGAGGTGATCAACAACGAGCGCTACGCCTTCAGCCCCGACTGGTGGGGTCTGGGCTGCCTGGTGTACGAGATGATTGAGGGGCAGTCGCCATTCCGCGCCCGCAAGGAGCGGGTGAagcgggaggaggtggagaagcgGGTGCGGGAGGACCAGGAGCTCTACTCGGACAAGTTCAGCGAGGATGCTCGGGCCATCTGCAAGATG ctcctggccaAGGACCCCAAGCAGcggctgggctgcggggctgACGGGGCGGCCGAGGTGAAGCGCCATGCCTTCTTCAGGAGCATCAACTTCAAGCGCCTGGAGGCCGGCATCATGACGCCCTCCTTTGTGCCGGAC ccccgggcggTTTATTGCAAGGATGTGCTGGACATCGAGCAGTTCTCGACGGTGAAGGGCGTCAACCTGGACCAAACCGACAACGATTTCTACGCCAAGTTCGCCACCGGCAGCGTCTCCATTCCCTGGCAGAACGAG ATGATCGAGACTGAGTGCTTCAAGGACCTCAACGTGTTCGGACCCAGCGGGACCCGCTCCCCCGACCTGGACTGGAGGCAGCTGCCCGAGCCCCCCAAGCGGAGCCTTCTGCAGAGGCTCTTCCGACGCCAC CCGGCCGACTACACCATCGGCACCAGCATCCACCCCCCCAACCCGGCCGCCGTGAACTCGCACCCTCCCGCGGCCAACTCCGCCTGCCGAGCCCCGGCCACGGCACCGGCACCGTCCTGA